From Vidua chalybeata isolate OUT-0048 chromosome 25, bVidCha1 merged haplotype, whole genome shotgun sequence, one genomic window encodes:
- the ELOA gene encoding elongin-A isoform X1, giving the protein MAPLPAPNMAPAALCPHPPWPRPRCAASASCPQPRWRRQRGSAVGPAAAEAASAAAGSPAVKMAESVLEVVGRLQARLAGSAEPKKLLKSLKRLSELPITVDILVETGVGKTVNSLRKHELVGDFAKDLVARWKKLVPVAQEAERNNLDSEERDYERSSSSKRHQESSLREDEEADQEYSEPFQPSCSQSYSPDHREKKSKRYPRPERAYETYSYSSHQGKGWGRSSPVLSSDQEYSDCGQAVSPEPSESPQDVDTDPYASEEQEEPALFHRKASKGHSFQEKLGAGRERGSGNFCDKGNASRNKEHKSSHKKQRLDGRGDDRTSAFSPERLHKVSFKEQLRESPVAVAGKEKQRMSEGTKKEKNRESGSSRKEKSLSLPHSEESLDNHVKKQKHRDSEKSKLEKSKQSLESSNSEKQKAESDSGNRIKEKGGSGSLKSSEGKRKISNVDKKSVGFSSNSGEGEAEDEFEQPTMSFESYLSYDQPQKKKKKVVKPSAGSTGDKDRGHSKQNGSKASTNSSSSSQKNPSHKRTSEKKAEKKTPEPPKPKRIILDVVPTLPDIPLPPIQANYRPLPSLESITCSQTKRKAVSSPVEESEAGFTGRRLNSKMQVYSGSKTAYLPKMMSLYQQCIRVLSNNIDSIYEVGGVPFSVLEPVLERCTPEQLYRIEECNHVLVEDTDQLWHNHCLRDFKNEKPEEFESWREMYLRLHDAREQRLLMLARNIGSAHANKPKGRVAKMAFVNSAAKPPRDVRRRQEKFGTGGPLLPEKTKIKPVLYTSSKSHARASDEQSYDGPSTSSAHSVPSSGSTFSSYDPRKPPVKKIAPMMAKTIKAFKNRFSRR; this is encoded by the exons ATGGCGCCGCTGCCAGCCCCCAACATGGCGCCCGCCGCCCTCTGCCCGCACCCGCCATGGCCGAGGCCGCGCTGCGCCGCTTCCGCTTCCTGCCCGCagccaagatggcggcggcagcggggcaGCGCCGTGGGCCCGGCGGCCGCTGAAGCCGCTTCCGCCGCCGCCGGCTCTCCAGCAGTAAAAATGGCGGAATCGGTGCTGGAAGTTGTGGGCCGGCTCCAGGCGCGGCTGGCGGGCAGCGCCGAGCCCAAGAAG ctgctgaagaGTCTGAAGAGGCTGTCAGAGTTACCCATCACAGTTGACATCCTCGTG GAGACAGGAGTTGGGAAGACTGTGAACAGCCTGAGGAAACATGAGCTGGTCGGAGACTTTGCCAAGGACCTCGTGGCCAGGTGGAAGAAGCTGGTGCCGGTGGCCCAGGAGGCAGAGCG AAATAACCTGGACTCTGAAGAACGTGACTACGAGAGGAGCAGCTCGAGCAAAAGGCATCAGGAATCCTCCCTcagagaggatgaggaggctGATCAGGAATACTCAGAACCCTTCCAGCCTTCTTGCAGCCAGTCCTATAGCCCAGATCATAGGGAAAAGAAGTCCAAAAGGTATCCTAGGCCTGAGAGAGCCTATGAGACTTACAGCTATAGCAGCCACCAGGGGAAGGGTTGGGGCAGATCCTCCCCAGTGCTCTCTTCAGACCAGGAGTACTCGGACTGTGGGCAAGCTGTGTCACCTGAGCCCAGCGAGAGCCCTCAGGATGTGGACACAGACCCTTACGCCtctgaggagcaggaagaaCCAGCACTATTCCATCGGAAAGCCAGTAAAGGGCACAGCTTCCAGGAGAAGCTCGGGGCAGGCCGGGAGCGCGGCTCCGGCAATTTCTGCGACAAAGGGAACGCGAGTCGGAACAAAGAGCACAAGTCCTCGCACAAGAAGCAGCGACTCGATGGCAGAGGGGATGACAGGACCTCTGCCTTCAGCCCAGAGAGGTTGCACAAGGTTTCTTTCAAAGAGCAGCTCCGAGAATCTCCCGTGGCAGTGGCTGGCAAGGAGAAGCAGAGGATGTCAGAGGGCACCAAAAAGGAGAAGAATCGGGAAAGCGGCAGCTCCAGGAAGGAGAAATCGCTCTCGTTGCCGCACTCAGAGGAATCTTTGGACAACCACGTCAAGAAGCAAAAGCATCGGGACTCTGAGAAGAGCAAATTGGAAAAGtccaagcagagcctggagagcTCTAactcagagaaacagaaagctgAGAGTGACTCAGGCAATAGGATCAAGGAAAAGGGGGGTTCTGGGAGCTTAAAGTCTTCGGAGGGGAAGCGCAAAATCTCCAATGTGGACAAAAAATCAGTGGGTTTTTCCTCAAattctggggagggggaagcagagGATGAGTTTGAACAACCTACAATGTCATTTGAGTCATATCTCAGCTATGATCAGccccagaaaaagaaaaaaaaagtggtcaAACCCTCGGCTGGGTCAACTGGGGATAAAGACCGAGGGCACAGCAAACAGAACGGATCCAAAGCCAGTACCAACAGCTCGAGCTCCAGTCAGAAGAATCCAAGCCACAAAAGAACAAGtgagaaaaaggcagagaagaaaacccCAGAGCCTCCTAAACCAAAGAGG ATAATTTTAGATGTGGTACCGACGTTACCAGacatccccctgccccccaTCCAGGCCAATTATCGTCCTCTTCCCTCGCTCGAGTCCATCACCTGCTCCCAGACAAAAAGGAAAG CAGTGTCCTCGCCAGTGGAGGAAAGCGAAGCTGGTTTCACAGGCCGACGGTTAAATTCCAAGATGCAGGTGTACTCTGGCTCCAAAACTGCCTACCTCCCAAAGATGATGTCCCTGTACCAGCAGTGTATCAGAGTCCTCAGCAACAACATCGACT CAATCTATGAAGTGGGTGGTGTCCCTTTCTCGGTGCTGGAGCCGGTGTTGGAGAGGTGCACCCCGGAGCAGCTGTATCGCATCGAAGAATGTAACCAT GTGCTGGTGGAGGACACGGATCAGCTGTGGCACAACCACTGCCTGCGAGACTTCAAGAACGAGAAGCCCGAGGAGTTCGAGTCGTGGCGGGAGATGTACCTGCGGCTGCACGACGCGCGCGAGCAGCGCCTGCTCATGCTGGCACGCAACATCGGCTCTGCCCACGCCAACAAACCCaaag GGAGAGTGGCCAAGATGGCATTTGTGAACTCTGCAGCGAAGCCTCCTCGGGACGTTCGGAGGAGACAGGAGAAGTTTGGAACTGGAGGCCCCCTTTTGCCAGAGAAGACCAA AATAAAACCAGTCCTGTACACATCCAGCAAAAGCCACGCTCGGGCGAGTGACGAGCAGTCCTACGATGggcccagcaccagcagtgcccacTCGGTCCCATCTTCAGGTAGCACTTTCTCCTCGTACGACCCCAGGAAACCCCCTGTGAAGA aaattGCACCAATGATGGCAAAGACTATCAAAGCTTTCAAAAACAGGTTCTCTCGGAGATAA
- the ELOA gene encoding elongin-A isoform X2: MAPLPAPNMAPAALCPHPPWPRPRCAASASCPQPRWRRQRGSAVGPAAAEAASAAAGSPAVKMAESVLEVVGRLQARLAGSAEPKKLLKSLKRLSELPITVDILVETGVGKTVNSLRKHELVGDFAKDLVARWKKLVPVAQEAERNNLDSEERDYERSSSSKRHQESSLREDEEADQEYSEPFQPSCSQSYSPDHREKKSKRYPRPERAYETYSYSSHQGKGWGRSSPVLSSDQEYSDCGQAVSPEPSESPQDVDTDPYASEEQEEPALFHRKASKGHSFQEKLGAGRERGSGNFCDKGNASRNKEHKSSHKKQRLDGRGDDRTSAFSPERLHKVSFKEQLRESPVAVAGKEKQRMSEGTKKEKNRESGSSRKEKSLSLPHSEESLDNHVKKQKHRDSEKSKLEKSKQSLESSNSEKQKAESDSGNRIKEKGGSGSLKSSEGKRKISNVDKKSVGFSSNSGEGEAEDEFEQPTMSFESYLSYDQPQKKKKKVVKPSAGSTGDKDRGHSKQNGSKASTNSSSSSQKNPSHKRTSEKKAEKKTPEPPKPKRIILDVVPTLPDIPLPPIQANYRPLPSLESITCSQTKRKVSSPVEESEAGFTGRRLNSKMQVYSGSKTAYLPKMMSLYQQCIRVLSNNIDSIYEVGGVPFSVLEPVLERCTPEQLYRIEECNHVLVEDTDQLWHNHCLRDFKNEKPEEFESWREMYLRLHDAREQRLLMLARNIGSAHANKPKGRVAKMAFVNSAAKPPRDVRRRQEKFGTGGPLLPEKTKIKPVLYTSSKSHARASDEQSYDGPSTSSAHSVPSSGSTFSSYDPRKPPVKKIAPMMAKTIKAFKNRFSRR; encoded by the exons ATGGCGCCGCTGCCAGCCCCCAACATGGCGCCCGCCGCCCTCTGCCCGCACCCGCCATGGCCGAGGCCGCGCTGCGCCGCTTCCGCTTCCTGCCCGCagccaagatggcggcggcagcggggcaGCGCCGTGGGCCCGGCGGCCGCTGAAGCCGCTTCCGCCGCCGCCGGCTCTCCAGCAGTAAAAATGGCGGAATCGGTGCTGGAAGTTGTGGGCCGGCTCCAGGCGCGGCTGGCGGGCAGCGCCGAGCCCAAGAAG ctgctgaagaGTCTGAAGAGGCTGTCAGAGTTACCCATCACAGTTGACATCCTCGTG GAGACAGGAGTTGGGAAGACTGTGAACAGCCTGAGGAAACATGAGCTGGTCGGAGACTTTGCCAAGGACCTCGTGGCCAGGTGGAAGAAGCTGGTGCCGGTGGCCCAGGAGGCAGAGCG AAATAACCTGGACTCTGAAGAACGTGACTACGAGAGGAGCAGCTCGAGCAAAAGGCATCAGGAATCCTCCCTcagagaggatgaggaggctGATCAGGAATACTCAGAACCCTTCCAGCCTTCTTGCAGCCAGTCCTATAGCCCAGATCATAGGGAAAAGAAGTCCAAAAGGTATCCTAGGCCTGAGAGAGCCTATGAGACTTACAGCTATAGCAGCCACCAGGGGAAGGGTTGGGGCAGATCCTCCCCAGTGCTCTCTTCAGACCAGGAGTACTCGGACTGTGGGCAAGCTGTGTCACCTGAGCCCAGCGAGAGCCCTCAGGATGTGGACACAGACCCTTACGCCtctgaggagcaggaagaaCCAGCACTATTCCATCGGAAAGCCAGTAAAGGGCACAGCTTCCAGGAGAAGCTCGGGGCAGGCCGGGAGCGCGGCTCCGGCAATTTCTGCGACAAAGGGAACGCGAGTCGGAACAAAGAGCACAAGTCCTCGCACAAGAAGCAGCGACTCGATGGCAGAGGGGATGACAGGACCTCTGCCTTCAGCCCAGAGAGGTTGCACAAGGTTTCTTTCAAAGAGCAGCTCCGAGAATCTCCCGTGGCAGTGGCTGGCAAGGAGAAGCAGAGGATGTCAGAGGGCACCAAAAAGGAGAAGAATCGGGAAAGCGGCAGCTCCAGGAAGGAGAAATCGCTCTCGTTGCCGCACTCAGAGGAATCTTTGGACAACCACGTCAAGAAGCAAAAGCATCGGGACTCTGAGAAGAGCAAATTGGAAAAGtccaagcagagcctggagagcTCTAactcagagaaacagaaagctgAGAGTGACTCAGGCAATAGGATCAAGGAAAAGGGGGGTTCTGGGAGCTTAAAGTCTTCGGAGGGGAAGCGCAAAATCTCCAATGTGGACAAAAAATCAGTGGGTTTTTCCTCAAattctggggagggggaagcagagGATGAGTTTGAACAACCTACAATGTCATTTGAGTCATATCTCAGCTATGATCAGccccagaaaaagaaaaaaaaagtggtcaAACCCTCGGCTGGGTCAACTGGGGATAAAGACCGAGGGCACAGCAAACAGAACGGATCCAAAGCCAGTACCAACAGCTCGAGCTCCAGTCAGAAGAATCCAAGCCACAAAAGAACAAGtgagaaaaaggcagagaagaaaacccCAGAGCCTCCTAAACCAAAGAGG ATAATTTTAGATGTGGTACCGACGTTACCAGacatccccctgccccccaTCCAGGCCAATTATCGTCCTCTTCCCTCGCTCGAGTCCATCACCTGCTCCCAGACAAAAAGGAAAG TGTCCTCGCCAGTGGAGGAAAGCGAAGCTGGTTTCACAGGCCGACGGTTAAATTCCAAGATGCAGGTGTACTCTGGCTCCAAAACTGCCTACCTCCCAAAGATGATGTCCCTGTACCAGCAGTGTATCAGAGTCCTCAGCAACAACATCGACT CAATCTATGAAGTGGGTGGTGTCCCTTTCTCGGTGCTGGAGCCGGTGTTGGAGAGGTGCACCCCGGAGCAGCTGTATCGCATCGAAGAATGTAACCAT GTGCTGGTGGAGGACACGGATCAGCTGTGGCACAACCACTGCCTGCGAGACTTCAAGAACGAGAAGCCCGAGGAGTTCGAGTCGTGGCGGGAGATGTACCTGCGGCTGCACGACGCGCGCGAGCAGCGCCTGCTCATGCTGGCACGCAACATCGGCTCTGCCCACGCCAACAAACCCaaag GGAGAGTGGCCAAGATGGCATTTGTGAACTCTGCAGCGAAGCCTCCTCGGGACGTTCGGAGGAGACAGGAGAAGTTTGGAACTGGAGGCCCCCTTTTGCCAGAGAAGACCAA AATAAAACCAGTCCTGTACACATCCAGCAAAAGCCACGCTCGGGCGAGTGACGAGCAGTCCTACGATGggcccagcaccagcagtgcccacTCGGTCCCATCTTCAGGTAGCACTTTCTCCTCGTACGACCCCAGGAAACCCCCTGTGAAGA aaattGCACCAATGATGGCAAAGACTATCAAAGCTTTCAAAAACAGGTTCTCTCGGAGATAA
- the ELOA gene encoding elongin-A isoform X3 — METGVGKTVNSLRKHELVGDFAKDLVARWKKLVPVAQEAERNNLDSEERDYERSSSSKRHQESSLREDEEADQEYSEPFQPSCSQSYSPDHREKKSKRYPRPERAYETYSYSSHQGKGWGRSSPVLSSDQEYSDCGQAVSPEPSESPQDVDTDPYASEEQEEPALFHRKASKGHSFQEKLGAGRERGSGNFCDKGNASRNKEHKSSHKKQRLDGRGDDRTSAFSPERLHKVSFKEQLRESPVAVAGKEKQRMSEGTKKEKNRESGSSRKEKSLSLPHSEESLDNHVKKQKHRDSEKSKLEKSKQSLESSNSEKQKAESDSGNRIKEKGGSGSLKSSEGKRKISNVDKKSVGFSSNSGEGEAEDEFEQPTMSFESYLSYDQPQKKKKKVVKPSAGSTGDKDRGHSKQNGSKASTNSSSSSQKNPSHKRTSEKKAEKKTPEPPKPKRIILDVVPTLPDIPLPPIQANYRPLPSLESITCSQTKRKAVSSPVEESEAGFTGRRLNSKMQVYSGSKTAYLPKMMSLYQQCIRVLSNNIDSIYEVGGVPFSVLEPVLERCTPEQLYRIEECNHVLVEDTDQLWHNHCLRDFKNEKPEEFESWREMYLRLHDAREQRLLMLARNIGSAHANKPKGRVAKMAFVNSAAKPPRDVRRRQEKFGTGGPLLPEKTKIKPVLYTSSKSHARASDEQSYDGPSTSSAHSVPSSGSTFSSYDPRKPPVKKIAPMMAKTIKAFKNRFSRR, encoded by the exons ATG GAGACAGGAGTTGGGAAGACTGTGAACAGCCTGAGGAAACATGAGCTGGTCGGAGACTTTGCCAAGGACCTCGTGGCCAGGTGGAAGAAGCTGGTGCCGGTGGCCCAGGAGGCAGAGCG AAATAACCTGGACTCTGAAGAACGTGACTACGAGAGGAGCAGCTCGAGCAAAAGGCATCAGGAATCCTCCCTcagagaggatgaggaggctGATCAGGAATACTCAGAACCCTTCCAGCCTTCTTGCAGCCAGTCCTATAGCCCAGATCATAGGGAAAAGAAGTCCAAAAGGTATCCTAGGCCTGAGAGAGCCTATGAGACTTACAGCTATAGCAGCCACCAGGGGAAGGGTTGGGGCAGATCCTCCCCAGTGCTCTCTTCAGACCAGGAGTACTCGGACTGTGGGCAAGCTGTGTCACCTGAGCCCAGCGAGAGCCCTCAGGATGTGGACACAGACCCTTACGCCtctgaggagcaggaagaaCCAGCACTATTCCATCGGAAAGCCAGTAAAGGGCACAGCTTCCAGGAGAAGCTCGGGGCAGGCCGGGAGCGCGGCTCCGGCAATTTCTGCGACAAAGGGAACGCGAGTCGGAACAAAGAGCACAAGTCCTCGCACAAGAAGCAGCGACTCGATGGCAGAGGGGATGACAGGACCTCTGCCTTCAGCCCAGAGAGGTTGCACAAGGTTTCTTTCAAAGAGCAGCTCCGAGAATCTCCCGTGGCAGTGGCTGGCAAGGAGAAGCAGAGGATGTCAGAGGGCACCAAAAAGGAGAAGAATCGGGAAAGCGGCAGCTCCAGGAAGGAGAAATCGCTCTCGTTGCCGCACTCAGAGGAATCTTTGGACAACCACGTCAAGAAGCAAAAGCATCGGGACTCTGAGAAGAGCAAATTGGAAAAGtccaagcagagcctggagagcTCTAactcagagaaacagaaagctgAGAGTGACTCAGGCAATAGGATCAAGGAAAAGGGGGGTTCTGGGAGCTTAAAGTCTTCGGAGGGGAAGCGCAAAATCTCCAATGTGGACAAAAAATCAGTGGGTTTTTCCTCAAattctggggagggggaagcagagGATGAGTTTGAACAACCTACAATGTCATTTGAGTCATATCTCAGCTATGATCAGccccagaaaaagaaaaaaaaagtggtcaAACCCTCGGCTGGGTCAACTGGGGATAAAGACCGAGGGCACAGCAAACAGAACGGATCCAAAGCCAGTACCAACAGCTCGAGCTCCAGTCAGAAGAATCCAAGCCACAAAAGAACAAGtgagaaaaaggcagagaagaaaacccCAGAGCCTCCTAAACCAAAGAGG ATAATTTTAGATGTGGTACCGACGTTACCAGacatccccctgccccccaTCCAGGCCAATTATCGTCCTCTTCCCTCGCTCGAGTCCATCACCTGCTCCCAGACAAAAAGGAAAG CAGTGTCCTCGCCAGTGGAGGAAAGCGAAGCTGGTTTCACAGGCCGACGGTTAAATTCCAAGATGCAGGTGTACTCTGGCTCCAAAACTGCCTACCTCCCAAAGATGATGTCCCTGTACCAGCAGTGTATCAGAGTCCTCAGCAACAACATCGACT CAATCTATGAAGTGGGTGGTGTCCCTTTCTCGGTGCTGGAGCCGGTGTTGGAGAGGTGCACCCCGGAGCAGCTGTATCGCATCGAAGAATGTAACCAT GTGCTGGTGGAGGACACGGATCAGCTGTGGCACAACCACTGCCTGCGAGACTTCAAGAACGAGAAGCCCGAGGAGTTCGAGTCGTGGCGGGAGATGTACCTGCGGCTGCACGACGCGCGCGAGCAGCGCCTGCTCATGCTGGCACGCAACATCGGCTCTGCCCACGCCAACAAACCCaaag GGAGAGTGGCCAAGATGGCATTTGTGAACTCTGCAGCGAAGCCTCCTCGGGACGTTCGGAGGAGACAGGAGAAGTTTGGAACTGGAGGCCCCCTTTTGCCAGAGAAGACCAA AATAAAACCAGTCCTGTACACATCCAGCAAAAGCCACGCTCGGGCGAGTGACGAGCAGTCCTACGATGggcccagcaccagcagtgcccacTCGGTCCCATCTTCAGGTAGCACTTTCTCCTCGTACGACCCCAGGAAACCCCCTGTGAAGA aaattGCACCAATGATGGCAAAGACTATCAAAGCTTTCAAAAACAGGTTCTCTCGGAGATAA
- the PITHD1 gene encoding PITH domain-containing protein 1, translating to MAHGHGPGRCRCCGEEAAERGAAWGLYLRIDRQRLQCLNERREGSGATVFRPWEERGDRSQFVESDDDEELLFNIPFTGSVKLKGVIVMGEDDETHPAELRLFRNIPHMSFDDTAKEAEQTFSLSRDPLGELEYPTKIARFSNVYHLSMHFPKNFGAETTKIFYIGLKGEWTEAHRHEVTICNYEASANPADHKLEQITPQTHFIS from the exons ATGGCGCACGGGCACGGGCCCGGCCGGTGCCGCTGCTGCGGGGAGGAggcggcggagcgcggcgcggcCTGGGGGCTGTACCTGCGCATCGACCGGCAGCGCCTGCAGTGCCTCAACGAGCGCCGCGAGGGCTCCGGAGCCACCGTGTTCCGCCCCTGGGAGGAGCGCGGGGACCGCTCGCAG TTCGTGGAAAGCGATGACGACGAGGAGCTGCTCTTCAACATCCC GTTCACGGGCAGCGTGAAGTTGAAAGGAGTCATCGTGATGGGCGAGGATGACGAGACACACCCGGCCGAGCTGAGGCT GTTCAGGAACATTCCTCACATGTCCTTTGATGACACAGCCAAGGAAGCAGAGCAGACGTTCAGCCTGAGCCGGGATCCCTTGGGAGAGCTGGAATATCCCACCAA AATTGCCCGTTTCTCCAATGTTTACCACCTCTCCATGCACTTCCCAAAGAACTTCGGAGCGGAGACAACCAAGATTTTTTACATCGGCCTGAAAGGGGAGTGGACGGAG GCTCATCGCCACGAAGTCACCATCTGCAACTACGAGGCCTCGGCGAACCCGGCCGACCACAAGCTGGAACAGATCACCCCCCAGACTCACTTCATCTCCTAA
- the LYPLA2 gene encoding acyl-protein thioesterase 2 has protein sequence MCGNNMSVPLLADAVTVSGAERETAAVIFLHGLGDTGHSWADALSSIRLPYVKYICPHAPRIPVTLNMKMVMPSWFDLMGLTPDAPEDEAGIKKAAENIKAIIEHEMKNGIPPNRIILGGFSQGGALSLYTALTCQHQLAGIVALSCWLPLHKAFPQAASNGVNKDIAILQCHGEMDPMIPVRFGALTAEKLKSVVTPTKVQFKTYPGVMHSSCPQEMMAVKEFIEKLLPRI, from the exons ATGTGTGGTAACAACATGTCTGTCCCCCTCCTCGCCGACGCTGTCACCGTGTCAGGGGCAGAGCGGGAGACCGCCGCG GTCATTTTCCTACATGGCCTTGGAGACACGGG gcacagctgggctgatgCTCTCTCCTCCATCCGCCTCCCCTACGTGAAGTACATCTGCCCTCACGC GCCCCGGATCCCGGTGACCCTCAACATGAAGATGGTCATGCCCTCCTG GTTTGACCTGATGGGACTGACTCCGGATGCACCTGAGGATGAAGCTGGGATcaagaaagctgcagaaaaca TTAAAGCAATCATTGAGCACGAGATGAAGAACGGGATCCCCCCCAACCGCATCATCCTGGGGGGCTTCTCACAG GGCGGTGCCTTGTCGCTGTACACGGCTCTCAcctgccagcaccagctggcCGGGATCGTGGCGCTCAGCTGCTGGCTCCCGCTGCACAAGGCCTTCCCACAG GCGGCGAGCAACGGCGTGAACAAGGACATCGCCATCCTGCAGTGCCACGGGGAGATGGATCCCATGATCCCCGTGCGCTTCGGGGCCCTCACTGCCGAGAAGCTCAAGTCTGTCGTCACCCCCACCAAGGTGCAGTTCAAAACCTACCCCGGCGTGATGCACAGTTCCTGTCCTCAG GAGATGATGGCGGTGAAGGAGTTCATCGAGAAGCTGCTGCCCCGGATCTGA